One window of the Silurus meridionalis isolate SWU-2019-XX chromosome 24, ASM1480568v1, whole genome shotgun sequence genome contains the following:
- the urp2 gene encoding urotensin II-related peptide isoform X2, translating into MQKGCMLKLMALVALLILAPALDAAPITSETTEHQQASLQGDKKLIDPWTSGPYIHDMTTYFDKQEMAVPVGPSGSLDKATSSPHYLDKILAASNSQGGTLRIASLPVDSDRLENTFSANSQLDSHLNLGSVMDDPEIEKYTTMQESSVQKPLTVNSNKASQTLLGTKGGTINSASSTPDGREKILHMLIALEELQKTLNSHLTIITRGNSNSRSSGKKNKLIPERNLKSTTVSSVFSKGALTRAITDQMDPKLLNGNSFKKSLPSTPKKTNKRVCFWKYCSQN; encoded by the exons ATGCAGAAAGGATGCATGCTGAAATTGATGGCATTAGTAGCACTTTTGATTTTAGCTCCAGCTTTGGATGCTGCACCGATAACTTCAGAAACAACAGAACATCAACAGGCATCATTACAAG GTGACAAGAAACTGATAGATCCTTGGACGAGTGGCCCATACATCCATGATATGACTACATATTTTGacaaacaggaaatggcagTTCCTGTTGGACCTTCAGGTAGCTTAGACAAAGCCACAAGCAGTCCACATTATCTGGACAAAATACTGGCAGCATCTAATAGTCAAGGTGGGACACTGAGGATCGCTTCACTTCCAGTTGATTCTGATCGGttagaaaacacattttcagcAAACAGCCAATTGGATAGTCATCTTAACCTGGGCTCTGTAATGGATGATCCTGAAATAGAGAAGTATACTACAATGCAAGAGAGCAGTGTTCAAAAACCACTGACTGTTAATTCAAATAAAGCAAGCCAGACTTTGTTAGGGACCAAAGGTGGTACGATAAATTCAGCTAGCAGCACACCAGATGGACGAGAGAAAATTCTACATATGCTGATTGCCCTTGAGGAGCTTCAAAAGACACTGAACAGCCATCTTACCATCATAACAAGAG GTAATAGCAACAGTCGGAGTtcaggaaaaaagaataaattg ATCCCAGAGCGCAACCTGAAATCAACTACAGTGTCATCTGTGTTCAGCAAAGGAGCTTTAACAAGGGCCATCACTGATCAAATGGACCCCAAACTCCTGAATGGAAACTCATTTAAAAAGTCTTTGCCATCAACTCCAAAGAAAACTAACAAGAGAG tctgCTTCTGGAAATACTGCTCTCAGAATTAA
- the urp2 gene encoding urotensin II-related peptide isoform X1 encodes MQKGCMLKLMALVALLILAPALDAAPITSETTEHQQASLQGDKKLIDPWTSGPYIHDMTTYFDKQEMAVPVGPSGSLDKATSSPHYLDKILAASNSQGGTLRIASLPVDSDRLENTFSANSQLDSHLNLGSVMDDPEIEKYTTMQESSVQKPLTVNSNKASQTLLGTKGGTINSASSTPDGREKILHMLIALEELQKTLNSHLTIITRGNSNSRSSGKKNKLIPERNLKSTTVSSVFSKGALTRAITDQMDPKLLNGNSFKKSLPSTPKKTNKRGELQLNRKNSMYPTYPIPFLLKQYYKIYQILTFY; translated from the exons ATGCAGAAAGGATGCATGCTGAAATTGATGGCATTAGTAGCACTTTTGATTTTAGCTCCAGCTTTGGATGCTGCACCGATAACTTCAGAAACAACAGAACATCAACAGGCATCATTACAAG GTGACAAGAAACTGATAGATCCTTGGACGAGTGGCCCATACATCCATGATATGACTACATATTTTGacaaacaggaaatggcagTTCCTGTTGGACCTTCAGGTAGCTTAGACAAAGCCACAAGCAGTCCACATTATCTGGACAAAATACTGGCAGCATCTAATAGTCAAGGTGGGACACTGAGGATCGCTTCACTTCCAGTTGATTCTGATCGGttagaaaacacattttcagcAAACAGCCAATTGGATAGTCATCTTAACCTGGGCTCTGTAATGGATGATCCTGAAATAGAGAAGTATACTACAATGCAAGAGAGCAGTGTTCAAAAACCACTGACTGTTAATTCAAATAAAGCAAGCCAGACTTTGTTAGGGACCAAAGGTGGTACGATAAATTCAGCTAGCAGCACACCAGATGGACGAGAGAAAATTCTACATATGCTGATTGCCCTTGAGGAGCTTCAAAAGACACTGAACAGCCATCTTACCATCATAACAAGAG GTAATAGCAACAGTCGGAGTtcaggaaaaaagaataaattg ATCCCAGAGCGCAACCTGAAATCAACTACAGTGTCATCTGTGTTCAGCAAAGGAGCTTTAACAAGGGCCATCACTGATCAAATGGACCCCAAACTCCTGAATGGAAACTCATTTAAAAAGTCTTTGCCATCAACTCCAAAGAAAACTAACAAGAGAGGTGAGTTGCAATTAAACAGGAAAAACTCAATGTACCCCACATATCCCATTCCTTTTCTGTTAAAgcaatactataaaatatatcaaattctaacattttattaa
- the LOC124378201 gene encoding chloride intracellular channel protein 5 isoform X5, whose amino-acid sequence MKASNKDVDEDVKKDMEQLTLGVSELQDEFEPPLEMEQSHTTLQTQNRPQSNAEFISKVAYLMQPCPGVMQKDEAKPKRCPLKQIESKVSDWEISLYVKAGIDGESIGNCPFSQRLFMILWLKGVIFNVTTVDLKKKPADLQNLAPGTNPPFMTFNGEVLVDVNKIEEFLEEKLTPPRYPKLAVKHPESNIAGIDVFAKFSAYIKNSRKEANDGLEKALLKSLKKLDDYLQSPLPEEIDANNPNDPAPSTRSFLDGPDLTLADCNLLPKLHIIKIVAKKYRGLEIPAEMTGIWRYLNFSYQREEFISTCPAEREIEFAYLDVVRKII is encoded by the exons ATGAAAGCTTCAAACAAAGATGTTGATGAAGATGTAAAGAAGGACATGGAACAGTTAACCCTTGGAGTGTCTGAATTACAGGATGAGTTTGAGCCACCATTGGAAATGGAacaatctcacactacactacaaacTCAAAACAGACCACAAAGCAATGCTGAATTTATTTCG AAGGTGGCTTACCTGATGCAGCCATGCCCAGGTGTGATGCAGAAAGACGAAGCAAAGCCAAAAAGATGTCCACTCAAACAGATTGAATCGAAGGTTTCAGACTGGGAGATCTCTCTCTATGTAAAG GCAGGAATTGATGGGGAAAGCATTGGCAACTGTCCATTTTCTCAGAGACTCTTCATGATCCTTTGGCTAAAGGGAGTCATCTTTAATGTCACTACTGTGGACCTCAAGAA GAAACCAGCTGATTTGCAAAACCTTGCACCAGGAACCAACCCACCCTTCATGACCTTTAATGGCGAAGTATTGGTAGATGTTAACAAGATTGAGGAATTTCTTGAGGAAAAGCTCACACCTCCACG GTATCCAAAGTTGGCTGTTAAACACCCAGAGTCGAATATCGCAGGAATAGATGTATTTGCCAAGTTTTCTGCCTATATCAAGAACTCTCGCAAAGAAGCAAATGATG GTTTAGAGAAAGCTTTGTTAAAGTCCCTGAAGAAATTGGATGATTACTTGCAGTCTCCACTGCCAGAGGAGATTGATGCCAACAACCCAAATGACCCTGCACCTTCAACACGCAGTTTCCTGGATGGACCAGATCTAACTCTTGCTGACTGCAACTTGCTTCCCAAGCTACATATTATCAAG ATTGTTGCAAAGAAGTACAGAGGTCTTGAGATTCCAGCCGAGATGACAGGGATTTGGCGATACCTGAACTTTTCCTACCAGAGAGAAGAGTTTATCAGCACCTGTCCTGCAGAGCGAGAGATTGAGTTTGCCTATTTGGATGTGGTTAGAAAGATAATATAA
- the LOC124378201 gene encoding chloride intracellular channel protein 5 isoform X4 has protein sequence MDEDAGIGVEKRTTGKQTSSPDLQQKAKLDPVRENGDEFEPPLEMEQSHTTLQTQNRPQSNAEFISVAYLMQPCPGVMQKDEAKPKRCPLKQIESKVSDWEISLYVKAGIDGESIGNCPFSQRLFMILWLKGVIFNVTTVDLKKKPADLQNLAPGTNPPFMTFNGEVLVDVNKIEEFLEEKLTPPRYPKLAVKHPESNIAGIDVFAKFSAYIKNSRKEANDGLEKALLKSLKKLDDYLQSPLPEEIDANNPNDPAPSTRSFLDGPDLTLADCNLLPKLHIIKIVAKKYRGLEIPAEMTGIWRYLNFSYQREEFISTCPAEREIEFAYLDVVRKII, from the exons ATGGATGAAGACGCTGGAATAGGAGTTGAGAAAAGAACAACAGGAAAGCAGACATCTTCACCTGATTTACAACAGAAAGCAAAACTGGACCCAGTCAGGGAGAATGGT GATGAGTTTGAGCCACCATTGGAAATGGAacaatctcacactacactacaaacTCAAAACAGACCACAAAGCAATGCTGAATTTATTTCG GTGGCTTACCTGATGCAGCCATGCCCAGGTGTGATGCAGAAAGACGAAGCAAAGCCAAAAAGATGTCCACTCAAACAGATTGAATCGAAGGTTTCAGACTGGGAGATCTCTCTCTATGTAAAG GCAGGAATTGATGGGGAAAGCATTGGCAACTGTCCATTTTCTCAGAGACTCTTCATGATCCTTTGGCTAAAGGGAGTCATCTTTAATGTCACTACTGTGGACCTCAAGAA GAAACCAGCTGATTTGCAAAACCTTGCACCAGGAACCAACCCACCCTTCATGACCTTTAATGGCGAAGTATTGGTAGATGTTAACAAGATTGAGGAATTTCTTGAGGAAAAGCTCACACCTCCACG GTATCCAAAGTTGGCTGTTAAACACCCAGAGTCGAATATCGCAGGAATAGATGTATTTGCCAAGTTTTCTGCCTATATCAAGAACTCTCGCAAAGAAGCAAATGATG GTTTAGAGAAAGCTTTGTTAAAGTCCCTGAAGAAATTGGATGATTACTTGCAGTCTCCACTGCCAGAGGAGATTGATGCCAACAACCCAAATGACCCTGCACCTTCAACACGCAGTTTCCTGGATGGACCAGATCTAACTCTTGCTGACTGCAACTTGCTTCCCAAGCTACATATTATCAAG ATTGTTGCAAAGAAGTACAGAGGTCTTGAGATTCCAGCCGAGATGACAGGGATTTGGCGATACCTGAACTTTTCCTACCAGAGAGAAGAGTTTATCAGCACCTGTCCTGCAGAGCGAGAGATTGAGTTTGCCTATTTGGATGTGGTTAGAAAGATAATATAA
- the LOC124378201 gene encoding chloride intracellular channel protein 5 isoform X1 codes for MDEDAGIGVEKRTTGKQTSSPDLQQKAKLDPVRENGDEFEPPLEMEQSHTTLQTQNRPQSNAEFISVSTKEHSKQPGLSILEYQSQVQMTGSVEKEDVGISAMLYNDTKRRVSLKIEDKQKEHSQEGQCAEKRDEQEVVAYSKKVAYLMQPCPGVMQKDEAKPKRCPLKQIESKVSDWEISLYVKAGIDGESIGNCPFSQRLFMILWLKGVIFNVTTVDLKKKPADLQNLAPGTNPPFMTFNGEVLVDVNKIEEFLEEKLTPPRYPKLAVKHPESNIAGIDVFAKFSAYIKNSRKEANDGLEKALLKSLKKLDDYLQSPLPEEIDANNPNDPAPSTRSFLDGPDLTLADCNLLPKLHIIKIVAKKYRGLEIPAEMTGIWRYLNFSYQREEFISTCPAEREIEFAYLDVVRKII; via the exons ATGGATGAAGACGCTGGAATAGGAGTTGAGAAAAGAACAACAGGAAAGCAGACATCTTCACCTGATTTACAACAGAAAGCAAAACTGGACCCAGTCAGGGAGAATGGT GATGAGTTTGAGCCACCATTGGAAATGGAacaatctcacactacactacaaacTCAAAACAGACCACAAAGCAATGCTGAATTTATTTCGGTAAGTACAAAAGAACACAGCAAACAGCCAGGCTTGTCCATTCTAGAGTATCAATCACAAGTGCAAATGACAGGATCGGTAGAAAAAGAAGATGTGGGGATATCAGCAATGCTGTATAATGACACAAAAAGAAGAGTTTCATTAAAGATAGAAGATAAGCAAAAGGAACATTCTCAGGAGGGACAGTGTGCAGAGAAAAGAGATGAACAGGAAGTGGTGGCATACTCTAAG AAGGTGGCTTACCTGATGCAGCCATGCCCAGGTGTGATGCAGAAAGACGAAGCAAAGCCAAAAAGATGTCCACTCAAACAGATTGAATCGAAGGTTTCAGACTGGGAGATCTCTCTCTATGTAAAG GCAGGAATTGATGGGGAAAGCATTGGCAACTGTCCATTTTCTCAGAGACTCTTCATGATCCTTTGGCTAAAGGGAGTCATCTTTAATGTCACTACTGTGGACCTCAAGAA GAAACCAGCTGATTTGCAAAACCTTGCACCAGGAACCAACCCACCCTTCATGACCTTTAATGGCGAAGTATTGGTAGATGTTAACAAGATTGAGGAATTTCTTGAGGAAAAGCTCACACCTCCACG GTATCCAAAGTTGGCTGTTAAACACCCAGAGTCGAATATCGCAGGAATAGATGTATTTGCCAAGTTTTCTGCCTATATCAAGAACTCTCGCAAAGAAGCAAATGATG GTTTAGAGAAAGCTTTGTTAAAGTCCCTGAAGAAATTGGATGATTACTTGCAGTCTCCACTGCCAGAGGAGATTGATGCCAACAACCCAAATGACCCTGCACCTTCAACACGCAGTTTCCTGGATGGACCAGATCTAACTCTTGCTGACTGCAACTTGCTTCCCAAGCTACATATTATCAAG ATTGTTGCAAAGAAGTACAGAGGTCTTGAGATTCCAGCCGAGATGACAGGGATTTGGCGATACCTGAACTTTTCCTACCAGAGAGAAGAGTTTATCAGCACCTGTCCTGCAGAGCGAGAGATTGAGTTTGCCTATTTGGATGTGGTTAGAAAGATAATATAA
- the LOC124378201 gene encoding chloride intracellular channel protein 5 isoform X3 codes for MDEDAGIGVEKRTTGKQTSSPDLQQKAKLDPVRENGDEFEPPLEMEQSHTTLQTQNRPQSNAEFISKVAYLMQPCPGVMQKDEAKPKRCPLKQIESKVSDWEISLYVKAGIDGESIGNCPFSQRLFMILWLKGVIFNVTTVDLKKKPADLQNLAPGTNPPFMTFNGEVLVDVNKIEEFLEEKLTPPRYPKLAVKHPESNIAGIDVFAKFSAYIKNSRKEANDGLEKALLKSLKKLDDYLQSPLPEEIDANNPNDPAPSTRSFLDGPDLTLADCNLLPKLHIIKIVAKKYRGLEIPAEMTGIWRYLNFSYQREEFISTCPAEREIEFAYLDVVRKII; via the exons ATGGATGAAGACGCTGGAATAGGAGTTGAGAAAAGAACAACAGGAAAGCAGACATCTTCACCTGATTTACAACAGAAAGCAAAACTGGACCCAGTCAGGGAGAATGGT GATGAGTTTGAGCCACCATTGGAAATGGAacaatctcacactacactacaaacTCAAAACAGACCACAAAGCAATGCTGAATTTATTTCG AAGGTGGCTTACCTGATGCAGCCATGCCCAGGTGTGATGCAGAAAGACGAAGCAAAGCCAAAAAGATGTCCACTCAAACAGATTGAATCGAAGGTTTCAGACTGGGAGATCTCTCTCTATGTAAAG GCAGGAATTGATGGGGAAAGCATTGGCAACTGTCCATTTTCTCAGAGACTCTTCATGATCCTTTGGCTAAAGGGAGTCATCTTTAATGTCACTACTGTGGACCTCAAGAA GAAACCAGCTGATTTGCAAAACCTTGCACCAGGAACCAACCCACCCTTCATGACCTTTAATGGCGAAGTATTGGTAGATGTTAACAAGATTGAGGAATTTCTTGAGGAAAAGCTCACACCTCCACG GTATCCAAAGTTGGCTGTTAAACACCCAGAGTCGAATATCGCAGGAATAGATGTATTTGCCAAGTTTTCTGCCTATATCAAGAACTCTCGCAAAGAAGCAAATGATG GTTTAGAGAAAGCTTTGTTAAAGTCCCTGAAGAAATTGGATGATTACTTGCAGTCTCCACTGCCAGAGGAGATTGATGCCAACAACCCAAATGACCCTGCACCTTCAACACGCAGTTTCCTGGATGGACCAGATCTAACTCTTGCTGACTGCAACTTGCTTCCCAAGCTACATATTATCAAG ATTGTTGCAAAGAAGTACAGAGGTCTTGAGATTCCAGCCGAGATGACAGGGATTTGGCGATACCTGAACTTTTCCTACCAGAGAGAAGAGTTTATCAGCACCTGTCCTGCAGAGCGAGAGATTGAGTTTGCCTATTTGGATGTGGTTAGAAAGATAATATAA
- the LOC124378201 gene encoding chloride intracellular channel protein 5 isoform X6, with protein sequence MAWLDIAAKNFGFPSIELFVKMYCIVLQAGIDGESIGNCPFSQRLFMILWLKGVIFNVTTVDLKKKPADLQNLAPGTNPPFMTFNGEVLVDVNKIEEFLEEKLTPPRYPKLAVKHPESNIAGIDVFAKFSAYIKNSRKEANDGLEKALLKSLKKLDDYLQSPLPEEIDANNPNDPAPSTRSFLDGPDLTLADCNLLPKLHIIKIVAKKYRGLEIPAEMTGIWRYLNFSYQREEFISTCPAEREIEFAYLDVVRKII encoded by the exons ATGGCTTGGCTTGATATAGCTGCAAAAAACTTTGGATTCCCTAGTATTGAGCTGTTTGTGAAG atgtactgtattgtattgcaGGCAGGAATTGATGGGGAAAGCATTGGCAACTGTCCATTTTCTCAGAGACTCTTCATGATCCTTTGGCTAAAGGGAGTCATCTTTAATGTCACTACTGTGGACCTCAAGAA GAAACCAGCTGATTTGCAAAACCTTGCACCAGGAACCAACCCACCCTTCATGACCTTTAATGGCGAAGTATTGGTAGATGTTAACAAGATTGAGGAATTTCTTGAGGAAAAGCTCACACCTCCACG GTATCCAAAGTTGGCTGTTAAACACCCAGAGTCGAATATCGCAGGAATAGATGTATTTGCCAAGTTTTCTGCCTATATCAAGAACTCTCGCAAAGAAGCAAATGATG GTTTAGAGAAAGCTTTGTTAAAGTCCCTGAAGAAATTGGATGATTACTTGCAGTCTCCACTGCCAGAGGAGATTGATGCCAACAACCCAAATGACCCTGCACCTTCAACACGCAGTTTCCTGGATGGACCAGATCTAACTCTTGCTGACTGCAACTTGCTTCCCAAGCTACATATTATCAAG ATTGTTGCAAAGAAGTACAGAGGTCTTGAGATTCCAGCCGAGATGACAGGGATTTGGCGATACCTGAACTTTTCCTACCAGAGAGAAGAGTTTATCAGCACCTGTCCTGCAGAGCGAGAGATTGAGTTTGCCTATTTGGATGTGGTTAGAAAGATAATATAA
- the LOC124378201 gene encoding chloride intracellular channel protein 5 isoform X7 — MAWLDIAAKNFGFPSIELFVKAGIDGESIGNCPFSQRLFMILWLKGVIFNVTTVDLKKKPADLQNLAPGTNPPFMTFNGEVLVDVNKIEEFLEEKLTPPRYPKLAVKHPESNIAGIDVFAKFSAYIKNSRKEANDGLEKALLKSLKKLDDYLQSPLPEEIDANNPNDPAPSTRSFLDGPDLTLADCNLLPKLHIIKIVAKKYRGLEIPAEMTGIWRYLNFSYQREEFISTCPAEREIEFAYLDVVRKII, encoded by the exons ATGGCTTGGCTTGATATAGCTGCAAAAAACTTTGGATTCCCTAGTATTGAGCTGTTTGTGAAG GCAGGAATTGATGGGGAAAGCATTGGCAACTGTCCATTTTCTCAGAGACTCTTCATGATCCTTTGGCTAAAGGGAGTCATCTTTAATGTCACTACTGTGGACCTCAAGAA GAAACCAGCTGATTTGCAAAACCTTGCACCAGGAACCAACCCACCCTTCATGACCTTTAATGGCGAAGTATTGGTAGATGTTAACAAGATTGAGGAATTTCTTGAGGAAAAGCTCACACCTCCACG GTATCCAAAGTTGGCTGTTAAACACCCAGAGTCGAATATCGCAGGAATAGATGTATTTGCCAAGTTTTCTGCCTATATCAAGAACTCTCGCAAAGAAGCAAATGATG GTTTAGAGAAAGCTTTGTTAAAGTCCCTGAAGAAATTGGATGATTACTTGCAGTCTCCACTGCCAGAGGAGATTGATGCCAACAACCCAAATGACCCTGCACCTTCAACACGCAGTTTCCTGGATGGACCAGATCTAACTCTTGCTGACTGCAACTTGCTTCCCAAGCTACATATTATCAAG ATTGTTGCAAAGAAGTACAGAGGTCTTGAGATTCCAGCCGAGATGACAGGGATTTGGCGATACCTGAACTTTTCCTACCAGAGAGAAGAGTTTATCAGCACCTGTCCTGCAGAGCGAGAGATTGAGTTTGCCTATTTGGATGTGGTTAGAAAGATAATATAA
- the LOC124378201 gene encoding chloride intracellular channel protein 5 isoform X2, whose amino-acid sequence MDEDAGIGVEKRTTGKQTSSPDLQQKAKLDPVRENGDEFEPPLEMEQSHTTLQTQNRPQSNAEFISVSTKEHSKQPGLSILEYQSQVQMTGSVEKEDVGISAMLYNDTKRRVSLKIEDKQKEHSQEGQCAEKRDEQEVVAYSKVAYLMQPCPGVMQKDEAKPKRCPLKQIESKVSDWEISLYVKAGIDGESIGNCPFSQRLFMILWLKGVIFNVTTVDLKKKPADLQNLAPGTNPPFMTFNGEVLVDVNKIEEFLEEKLTPPRYPKLAVKHPESNIAGIDVFAKFSAYIKNSRKEANDGLEKALLKSLKKLDDYLQSPLPEEIDANNPNDPAPSTRSFLDGPDLTLADCNLLPKLHIIKIVAKKYRGLEIPAEMTGIWRYLNFSYQREEFISTCPAEREIEFAYLDVVRKII is encoded by the exons ATGGATGAAGACGCTGGAATAGGAGTTGAGAAAAGAACAACAGGAAAGCAGACATCTTCACCTGATTTACAACAGAAAGCAAAACTGGACCCAGTCAGGGAGAATGGT GATGAGTTTGAGCCACCATTGGAAATGGAacaatctcacactacactacaaacTCAAAACAGACCACAAAGCAATGCTGAATTTATTTCGGTAAGTACAAAAGAACACAGCAAACAGCCAGGCTTGTCCATTCTAGAGTATCAATCACAAGTGCAAATGACAGGATCGGTAGAAAAAGAAGATGTGGGGATATCAGCAATGCTGTATAATGACACAAAAAGAAGAGTTTCATTAAAGATAGAAGATAAGCAAAAGGAACATTCTCAGGAGGGACAGTGTGCAGAGAAAAGAGATGAACAGGAAGTGGTGGCATACTCTAAG GTGGCTTACCTGATGCAGCCATGCCCAGGTGTGATGCAGAAAGACGAAGCAAAGCCAAAAAGATGTCCACTCAAACAGATTGAATCGAAGGTTTCAGACTGGGAGATCTCTCTCTATGTAAAG GCAGGAATTGATGGGGAAAGCATTGGCAACTGTCCATTTTCTCAGAGACTCTTCATGATCCTTTGGCTAAAGGGAGTCATCTTTAATGTCACTACTGTGGACCTCAAGAA GAAACCAGCTGATTTGCAAAACCTTGCACCAGGAACCAACCCACCCTTCATGACCTTTAATGGCGAAGTATTGGTAGATGTTAACAAGATTGAGGAATTTCTTGAGGAAAAGCTCACACCTCCACG GTATCCAAAGTTGGCTGTTAAACACCCAGAGTCGAATATCGCAGGAATAGATGTATTTGCCAAGTTTTCTGCCTATATCAAGAACTCTCGCAAAGAAGCAAATGATG GTTTAGAGAAAGCTTTGTTAAAGTCCCTGAAGAAATTGGATGATTACTTGCAGTCTCCACTGCCAGAGGAGATTGATGCCAACAACCCAAATGACCCTGCACCTTCAACACGCAGTTTCCTGGATGGACCAGATCTAACTCTTGCTGACTGCAACTTGCTTCCCAAGCTACATATTATCAAG ATTGTTGCAAAGAAGTACAGAGGTCTTGAGATTCCAGCCGAGATGACAGGGATTTGGCGATACCTGAACTTTTCCTACCAGAGAGAAGAGTTTATCAGCACCTGTCCTGCAGAGCGAGAGATTGAGTTTGCCTATTTGGATGTGGTTAGAAAGATAATATAA
- the LOC124378202 gene encoding uncharacterized protein LOC124378202, translating into MGDLPHERAGPAAPFEFTTLDLFGPYEVKDEVRKRVRLKVWGIVYCCMASRAIHTDVVSDQSAESFLLAYQRFTALRGHPRKLWSDPGSNFVGAKPALTELYKFLDKVQKSELEGEAAKHGTEWYWKIHPASSPHRNGAAEAAVRVVKRALRNLGGDGIFTWGEFQTFLYMAANLANERPIDARTQSREDCVEYVTPNSLLLGRSGPRGDPGDFDFVGYPYKRLKIIQGEVNKFWKEWSQLAGPNLFIRSKWHTKERNVAIGDQNAIRSQYKLARVVKVNADHKGVVRDVDVRVFSSYPVSSVKPNHVKISGKKMSKIPATILHRDVRRLVILIPVEEQSGEQREE; encoded by the coding sequence ATGGGTGACCTTCCTCATGAAAGAGCAGGGCCAGCTGCGCCCTTCGAATTCACAACTTTGGACCTGTTTGGCCCTTACGAAGTGAAGGATGAGGTGAGGAAAAGAGTACGGCTCAAAGTCTGGGGGATTGTATACTGCTGCATGGCGTCCAGGGCTATACACACTGACGTTGTGAGTGACCAGTCTGCTGAGAGTTTCCTACTAGCCTACCAGAGATTCACAGCTCTGAGGGGTCACCCAAGAAAATTATGGTCCGACCCAGGTTCAAATTTCGTTGGAGCTAAGCCTGCTCTCACAGAACTCTACAAGTTCCTAGATAAGGTACAGAAATCTGAGCTGGAAGGAGAGGCTGCTAAGCATGGGACTGAATGGTATTGGAAGATCCACCCTGCAAGTTCCCCCCATAGGAATGGTGCAGCAGAGGCTGCTGTTCGTGTAGTAAAGCGGGCCCTTCGCAATCTGGGAGGTGATGGTATTTTCACATGGGGGGAATTCCAAACATTCCTCTACATGGCAGCCAACTTGGCCAATGAGAGGCCTATTGATGCAAGAACTCAAAGTAGAGAGGACTGCGTTGAATATGTCACTCCGAATTCTCTCTTGTTGGGAAGGTCAGGACCAAGGGGAGACCCAGGTGACTTTGATTTCGTAGGCTATCCCTACAAAAGACTAAAAATCATTCAAGGAGAAGTAAACAAATTTTGGAAGGAATGGAGTCAATTAGCAGGTCCAAATTTGTTTATAAGGAGCAAGTGGCACACAAAGGAACGGAATGTTGCTATAGGTGACCAAAACGCAATAAGAAGTCAGTACAAGTTGGCCAGGGTGGTCAAAGTCAATGCTGATCATAAAGGTGTTGTCAGAGATGTGGACGTTAGAGTCTTTTCAAGCTACCCCGTCTCAAGTGTGAAAcctaatcatgtgaaaatctcaggaaagaaaatgagcaaGATCCCTGCAACCATTCTTCATAGAGATGTGAGACGGTTAGTCATCCTGATTCCTGTAGAAGAACAATCAGGAGAACAAAGAGAAGAGTGA